From the genome of Labedella gwakjiensis:
GCGATTGCACGACATTCCTGCCGCTCGCTTCCGTAGCGTCCATGCAGGGACGCACGGCGATCTTCCACGCCATGGGCGACGCGGTCACCCCGACCGAGTTGCGGAACGTGTCGGCGAACATCTTCACCCAGCCGGAGATCGCGACCGTCGGCTGGACGCAGAAGCAGATCGAGGACGGCATCGCTCAGGGCGACATCTACAAGCTGCCGCTCGCGTCGAACCCTCGCGCGAAGATGATGGGGATCAAGGAGGGCTTCGTGAAGCTCTTCGCCCGGACGGGCTCCGGCACGGTGATCGGCGGTGTCATCGTGGCCCCGAAGGCCTCCGAGTTGATCTTCCCGCTCGCGCTCGCCGTGGAGCACCGCCTCAACGTCGACCAGGTCGCGCGGGCGTTCGCGGTCTACCCGTCCCTCACAGGCAGCATCACCGACGCGGCGAAGGCGCTCCACATCGTCCTCTAACCCCAAAAAGATCGCGATACGGCACGAAATCCCATGCTGTATCGCGATCTTCATGGGGTCAGGGGAAGGCCCGTCGTCGTCCTGAGACGAGCCCAGCGTTTCGGAGGATGTAGACGAGTCTGTGGCGACTCAGCGCGTCGGCGTGGCTCCACCGTGCGAAGCCGTCGACGGTTCGTCGAAGCTCGTCCTCGCGTCTCTTCTCCGCGAGCACCGCCACCCGCGCCGTCGAGTCATCGCCATACTTCCCAGCACCGTCGGCCTCGCCGATGACGCCGAAATCCGGCCACCAGAAGTCCACCCGGGCGACGGCGCCGTTCTGAAGGACGAACGGATGCTGGAGGATCGGCGGGGGGAAACCCTCCTCGCTCATCCGCACACGGCTGAACGACTCGAGAGGGGATTCGGCCAGCGACGAGGCGAACGCGGCGACGGCCGCGGCACGTCGGCTGCCCGGCGTGCCCTCGATTCGCTCCGCTGCTGACTGCAGTTCCTCACGAGTGACCAGGGCGCCCGCGTCGGGCCGGGCCCGGAGCGCGCTGTCCGCCGTCACCACGGCGTCGGCGAAAGGGACGATCGTCGCGATATCCATGACCGTCTGAGCGGGAGTGGTCAGAAGGATCTCGCCCAGGCGCGTCACCTCGTGACGGGCTGCGTCGGTCCCATGTCGTCGGAACGACCCGGACGAACGACCACGCCCGGGTGCGGCAAGCACGTCGACCGTCGTGGGCCATCCGCCCCACACATCCATTCCCCAGAGAGACGCGGCGGAGAAGTGGGACACGACCGGGTCCGACGACACGCGTTCGACGGCGGCCAGGACCCGGAGTCGGTAACGGCGGTCCGGTCCGAGCTCGCGCCAGTCTTCTCCCGTGATGTACGTGCCGGGGGCGATCGTCATGAGTTCTGCGCGGCGGAGGGCCCGGTCGAGGTCGGCGGTCGAGTCGCCCATCGCGATTCGGTCTCGTCGTCGAATGAGTCTGTGTTCGTCGGATTCCATCCCGACACGATGCGGGTTGCGTCGCCGCGAGGAGGGGTGCTGCGCGGATCACGTGCAGAGACATGCTCTCCACAGCCCACAGCGCACCAAGAAGATCGGGATACCCCGCGAAATTTCGTGCTGTATCCCGATCTTTTTGGGGTTAGGAGGAGGGGAGGGAGAGGAGGCGGTGGCCCGAGGAGACGGTCTGACCGGCGGGGGCATCGATCGACGTGACCGTGCCGTCCTTGTGGGCCGTGATCGGCTGCTCCATCTTCATGGCCTCGAGAACCAGGAGGAGATCGCCCTTCACGACGGCCTGACCCTCCTCGACGGCGATCTTGACGATCGTCGCCTGCATCGGTGCCTTCACGTCGTCGCCCGTCGCCGCGGCGGACGAAGCCGTCGACGAACCGCGACGCGGGGGAGGGGTCGCGCTCCGCCCCCGGGGACTCGTCGTCGGGAGGAGCGCCTGCGGCAGATTGACCTCGAGCCGCTTGCCCGAGACCTCGACGACCACGGTGTGGCGGTCGGCCGGGGCGTCGGTGTCGGACAGTTCGCCGTCCCACGGCTCGATGCCGCCCGCGAACTCCGTCTCGATCCAGCGAGTGTAGACACCGAAGCGCCCGTCCTCCGCAGTGAACGCGGGGTCGCGCACGATGAGGCGGTGGAACGGGAGCACCGTCGGCAGTCCCGACACCTCGAACTCGTCGAGCGCACGACGGCTTCGCTCGAGCGCCTGCGCGCGGTCGCGGCCCGTGACGATGATCTTGCCGAGCAGGGAGTCGAACGCGCCCGAGATGCTGTCGCCGGCCGTGACGCCCGAGTCGAGCCGGATTCCGGGACCGCCGAACGTCTTGAAGACGTGGATGGGGCCGGGCTGCGGGAGGAAGCCGCGACCAGGGTCCTCGCCGTTGATGCGGAACTCGATCGAGTGGCCGGTGGGTACCGGGTCGTCGTAGTCGAGGACGCCGCCCTCCGCGAGACGGAACTGCTCGCGGACGAGGTCGATGCCGGTGACCTCCTCCGACACGGGGTGCTCCACCTGGAGTCGCGTGTTGACCTCGAGGAACGAGACGGTGCCGTCCTGGCCGATGAGGAATTCGCACGTGCCGGCTCCGAGATAACCGACCTCGCGCAGGATCGCCTTGGACGCGCGGTACAGCTCGGCGGTCTGCTCGTCGGTGAGGAACGGGGCCGGAGCCTCCTCAACGAGCTTCTGGTGACGCCGCTGCAGCGAGCAGTCGCGCGTGGACACCACGACCACGTTGCCATGGGCATCGGCGAGGCACTGCGTCTCCACGTGGCGCGGCTTGTCGAGGTACTTCTCGACGAAGCACTCGCCGCGGCCGAACGCCGCGATCGCCTCACGGGTGGCGGATTCGAAGAGCTCGGCGACCTCGTCGCGCTCCCGCGCGACCTTGAGTCCGCGCCCGCCGCCGCCGTAAGCGGCCTTGATCGCCACGGGCAGACCGTGGGTGTCGACGAAGTCGAGTACCTCGGCAGCATCGGCGACCGGGTTGAGGGTGCCCGGGGCGAGGGGAGCGCCCACGCGCTCGGCGATGTGTCGAGCGGAGACCTTGTCGCCGAGCTTCTCGATCGCATCGGGCGACGGGCCGATCCAGACGAGGCCGGCGTCGATGACGCTGCGCGCGAAGTCGGCGTTCTCGGCGAGGAATCCATAGCCGGGGTGCACGGCGTCGGCGCCGGAGCGTCTGGCGACACTGAGGATCTTCTCGATGACGAGATAGGTGTCGGCGCTCGTGTTCCCGTCGAGGGCGTACGCCTCGTCGGCGAGGCGGACGTGGAGCGCGTCCCGATCCTGGTCGGCGTACACGGCGACGGAGCCGATTCCGCTGTCACGAGCGGCGCGGATCACACGGACCGCGATCTCTCCCCTGTTGGCGATGAGGACCTTCGAAATGCGTGGCACAAGAGACGAGTCTATGGGGGCGACGACCCCGTGCTGTGAGGAACATACACAAAAATGGCCGCCGAGCGCGTGGGAATCGACTAAAGCGTCTGTGGGGCTCGTGCGTTCACAGGGCCCCGCGTCGGTTCCACAGGGAGGTCCACTCGTGACCGGACTCCCGCACCAGCCGGCGCAACGTGGGGAGGGAGAGCCCGACGACCGTGGACGGATCGCCCGACACCGCGGTGATGAAGGGGGCGCCGAGACTGTCGATCGTGAAGGCGCCCGCGACCGCGAGCGGCTCGCCCGAGGCGACGTACGCGTCGATCTCGGCATCGGAGATGTCGTCGGCGAAGGTGACGGTGGCCGCCGCCGTCCGACCGCGTGCACCCCGGATGGTGCCGGAAGCGGGATCGACGTCGATGATCCAGTGTCCGGAGTGGAGGGTGCCGGTGCGTCCCCGTTGGAGGCGCCACCGTTCCGTCGCCCGATCCGGGGTGTGCGGCTTGCCGTAGATCTCGCCGTCGAGTTCGAACATGGAATCGCCGCCGAGGATGAGGCCGGGTTCGCCGCCGGTGGCGATCACCGCGTCCACGACGGCCTCGGCCTTCGCGCGGGCGAGCAGCGCGACCACCTCGGGAGGGGTGAGGGTCCGACTCGCCGCTGCGTCGGCGAGCACGGCATCCTCATCGACGGAGGAGGGGAACACGACCGGCTCGACGCCGCTCGAGCGCAGGAGCGCGAGTCGCGCCGGAGACGTGGAGGCGAGGTAGAGAAGCAGGAGGAGGTCCTCTCTCACGCGGGCTGTGACATGCTCGAACGCATGGCCGACACACCCGACATCGTGGATTTGACGATCACCAACGTAGCTCACGGAGGGATCTTCGTGGCTCGTCACGAGGGCCGCGTGATCTTCGTCCCCGACACCATGCCGGGGGAGGTCGTGCGCGCCCGTCTCGTCGACACCCGCAAGAAGAGCTTCTGGCGGGCGGAGACGCTCGAGGTGCTCGAGGCCTCACCCGATCGGGTCGAGCACATCTGGTCGGCGGCGTCGATCGACCGCGAGCCGGGCGACCGGGCGGGCGGCGCCGAGTTCGGCCACATCGCGCTACCGGCCCAGCGCCGACTCAAGGGCGAGGTGTTGTCCGACGCCCTCGTGCGCTTCGGCGGCCTCGAGACGGGCGACCCCGTGACGCGGACGGTCGTGCAGCCGACGCCCGGCGACGCGTCGGGTGACGGACTCGGCTGGCGGACCCGTGTGACGCTCCATGTGGACGGCGACGGTCGGGTCGGGCCGTTCGCGGTCCGCTCGCACCGTGTCATCCCGGTCGACGACCTGCCGCTCGCGACGGCCGCGGTCGCCGAGGCCGCACCGCTCGGTGACGTGCTCTCGGGCTCCGAGACGGTCGACGTCGTACAGTCGGAGGACGCGGTCCTCGTCGCCGTGGATGGTGTCGCCGGCGGCGGCACCGTGCGGGAGCGCGTCGGCGATCGCGTCTACACGCTCGATCCGCTCGGCTTCTGGCAGGTCCACAGGGAGGCCGCTGACGTCCTCAGCGAGGCCGTCGCCGGAGCCGTCGACCCCGACCGGTTCGACCCGTCGGCACCGAACCTCGACCTCTACGGCGGCGTCGGGCTGTTCGCCGGCACTCTCGCGGATCGTTTCGGCCGGGGAATCCGCATCACGACCGTCGAGGCCGAAGCGTCGGCCACCGATCATGCCGCTGAGAACCTCGCGGACGTCCTCGGTGCACGCGCCGTCACCGCTCGTGTCGACCGCTTCGTGCGAGGGATCGGAGACGAGACGGGGGCCGAACGCTACCGCGACGCCACCGTCGTCCTCGATCCGCCCCGCTCCGGAGCCGGCACGGCCGTCGTGAGGTCGCTCACCACGCTCGCCCCTGCTCAGATCGTCTACGTGGCGTGCGACCCGGTCGCGCTCGCCCGGGACACGCGGACCCTCCGGGAGGACGGCTACGAGCTCACCGCTCTCCGTGCGTTCGATCTCTTCCCGCACACTCACCACGTGGAAGCCGTCGCGACCTTCGTGCGCGCCGGGAACGTCCGTCCGTGACGCTACGATGAGCGCATGGTACGGGTAGCGATCATCGACGACCACGAGTCGGTACGGCTGGGCGTCTCGGCGGTCTGCGCCATGGCGGGGTACGAGGTCGTTCACAGCGTGTCGACGGTCGACGCCTTCGTCGCCCGTGCGGTTGCTCAACCCGTCGACGTGGTCGTTCTCGACCTCTCGCTCGAAGACGGCTCCTCCATCACGAGCAACGTGCAGCGGGCGCATTCGACGGGCGCTGCCGTACTCATCCACAGCATCGCCGACCGGGTGGCGAGTGTGCGGGAAGCGCTCGCCGCGGGCGTCGCCGGCGTCATCCCCAAGGCCTCCCCGACCGAGGTCGTCGTGGACTCGATCGCCACCGTCGCGGCGGGCGGCGTGCTCAACAACCTCGAGTGGGCGAGCGCGATCGACGCGGACAGCGAGTTCGCCACGGTGCAGCTCGGCCGCCGTGAGCGGGATGTGCTCCACCTCTACGCATCCGGTCTGCCGCTTAAGCAGGTCGCTCTCGAGCTGGGCATCGCGGTTTCCACGGCCAAGGAGCACCTCGGCCGCATCCGTAGCAAGTACGTGGAGGTGGGCCGACCGGCCCCGACCAAGGTCGATCTCCTCCGGCGAGCCGTGGAAGACGGCATCCTCCCGGAGCTCAACCCCGGTCAAGTGGATGGTGACTGAGGGGCCCGGTGCAGCTCGCCCGCCGGCGAGCGTCGCGGCGACGATCGCATCCCGGGCAGAGGTGTCCGGCCGGAAGGTCTTCAGTTCGCAGCGCGTCGACGAGCTCTTCACCCGCACCGTCGGTATCGGGACGGTGGTCTTCGGGGCGCAGGCCGTCGCGATCGGCCTGACGACGCCCTCGTCGACCGAGCGACCAGGCGGGATCGTGGTCATCGTGCTCATGAGCGCCGCGATCGTCTGGGTGGCGTGGTCCTCCGTCATCCTGCGGGGGATGCGGGTCGCGAGCCTCGTCTTCTGCTGGACGTACCTCGTGTGCCTCGTCCTGTGGCCCTTCATCGTCGACGTGCCGGGCGGATCCGCCGCCGAACCCTGGGTGTGGTACCTGCTGACCGTCGCCGGAGCCTGCGCCGTCTATGCGGTGAGCATCCGCGCGGCCGTCGCGTACACGCTCGTCTCCCCGGTGATCTA
Proteins encoded in this window:
- a CDS encoding acetyl/propionyl/methylcrotonyl-CoA carboxylase subunit alpha; amino-acid sequence: MPRISKVLIANRGEIAVRVIRAARDSGIGSVAVYADQDRDALHVRLADEAYALDGNTSADTYLVIEKILSVARRSGADAVHPGYGFLAENADFARSVIDAGLVWIGPSPDAIEKLGDKVSARHIAERVGAPLAPGTLNPVADAAEVLDFVDTHGLPVAIKAAYGGGGRGLKVARERDEVAELFESATREAIAAFGRGECFVEKYLDKPRHVETQCLADAHGNVVVVSTRDCSLQRRHQKLVEEAPAPFLTDEQTAELYRASKAILREVGYLGAGTCEFLIGQDGTVSFLEVNTRLQVEHPVSEEVTGIDLVREQFRLAEGGVLDYDDPVPTGHSIEFRINGEDPGRGFLPQPGPIHVFKTFGGPGIRLDSGVTAGDSISGAFDSLLGKIIVTGRDRAQALERSRRALDEFEVSGLPTVLPFHRLIVRDPAFTAEDGRFGVYTRWIETEFAGGIEPWDGELSDTDAPADRHTVVVEVSGKRLEVNLPQALLPTTSPRGRSATPPPRRGSSTASSAAATGDDVKAPMQATIVKIAVEEGQAVVKGDLLLVLEAMKMEQPITAHKDGTVTSIDAPAGQTVSSGHRLLSLPSS
- a CDS encoding Maf family protein — encoded protein: MLLYLASTSPARLALLRSSGVEPVVFPSSVDEDAVLADAAASRTLTPPEVVALLARAKAEAVVDAVIATGGEPGLILGGDSMFELDGEIYGKPHTPDRATERWRLQRGRTGTLHSGHWIIDVDPASGTIRGARGRTAAATVTFADDISDAEIDAYVASGEPLAVAGAFTIDSLGAPFITAVSGDPSTVVGLSLPTLRRLVRESGHEWTSLWNRRGAL
- a CDS encoding class I SAM-dependent RNA methyltransferase yields the protein MADTPDIVDLTITNVAHGGIFVARHEGRVIFVPDTMPGEVVRARLVDTRKKSFWRAETLEVLEASPDRVEHIWSAASIDREPGDRAGGAEFGHIALPAQRRLKGEVLSDALVRFGGLETGDPVTRTVVQPTPGDASGDGLGWRTRVTLHVDGDGRVGPFAVRSHRVIPVDDLPLATAAVAEAAPLGDVLSGSETVDVVQSEDAVLVAVDGVAGGGTVRERVGDRVYTLDPLGFWQVHREAADVLSEAVAGAVDPDRFDPSAPNLDLYGGVGLFAGTLADRFGRGIRITTVEAEASATDHAAENLADVLGARAVTARVDRFVRGIGDETGAERYRDATVVLDPPRSGAGTAVVRSLTTLAPAQIVYVACDPVALARDTRTLREDGYELTALRAFDLFPHTHHVEAVATFVRAGNVRP
- a CDS encoding response regulator transcription factor, with translation MVRVAIIDDHESVRLGVSAVCAMAGYEVVHSVSTVDAFVARAVAQPVDVVVLDLSLEDGSSITSNVQRAHSTGAAVLIHSIADRVASVREALAAGVAGVIPKASPTEVVVDSIATVAAGGVLNNLEWASAIDADSEFATVQLGRRERDVLHLYASGLPLKQVALELGIAVSTAKEHLGRIRSKYVEVGRPAPTKVDLLRRAVEDGILPELNPGQVDGD